In one Yarrowia lipolytica chromosome 1A, complete sequence genomic region, the following are encoded:
- a CDS encoding uncharacterized protein (Compare to YALI0A17171g, similar to uniprot|P53049 Saccharomyces cerevisiae YGR281w YOR1 ATP-binding cassette transporter protein): MFFQFFFNFFNFFSIFSIFFFFNFFIFLLPFISQFFVIAALSQQLTQTGYLRHIEKNDLWSVADNQQVAKLQARLEERLDFRYNQLLERKIAKLKKSKKPTTTKTSIYPGIHYDNDDPADPDHHDDHIRQQAIAALNKSSRPLVMALNDTFLVQFWFAALMTILRELCAVASALVSKELINYIERRYYDRNYPMGTGIGSSIGMFLLAVGVTFFFNHSFYAAQMVGAKSRAALIGTIFKKSTKLSISARKIHPPGKITNLAALDAHRVDFACQFVHQITAFPITTACSIAVLCVNLHESALVGVATMMLFIVSVAYITSYTMKMRRRIIKWTDKRVTLIRDALQNIRIIKYYGWEIPTLQKIQVARREEANGYIRMGSIRGISFGMFESLPTIAGALSFITYSSIGNETDPAKIFSSLTLFNLLLPALIQLPMAMQYVGDARMSLRRIHEFLNAEEGVSNIAINTEQPESILVQDGCFEWPQDEPMEFFSEEKQSHKPTEKSETRSIKSIKTLRSGKSVLSGKSSAKSSRKSSISSKFSFFESNDIQSSDDEPEADVSLTLNNLNLALKPGSLTVVVGGIGSGKTSLLSALTNLMLMTDGSLSFSSSNWIGCLEPWIQNASIRENIVFGREFDADKYRHVLKVCQLASDLDHMEHGDKTMIGERGITVSGGQKARINLARAVYGKPDILIMDDVLSAVDARVGQAMIDQCIDGYLKDSTRVLATHQVGIVERADHVIFMEKPDAQSYDNHAKIHQGTVAELSDRLPQFRALIEAGAVRGEIEMEDDNEVKHELVELVEVPEKIEFAPATKRTSRVSMESSISANMMAEEERVRDSVGFGVYKRYILFSNKNKALSIALIVLCAFLMLLVAFLTIFASVWLSFWTADRFLTTKGFYMGIYIMLGMVLLLLLTCFIMASQVLGTRSIENMHNLAIETIIRAPVAFFDTTPMGRILNRFTRDTDSLDNEVGMRYRMLFFSLTEFVGSFAMTIVFVPYTALVLAPIIVVFVVCLSYYRQTAREVKRIDSLERSAMLSVFSESISGMSVIVMYGAQSKIVSRLHGTLDIMNSAYFIVAANQRWLSLRLDAMGSLVVLICTILCAVGVFHLTPSNMGLIVSQAASIPENLSMMAQGFSELENCMNAAERILHYHTITSEGSSKTVTASPSTPSVGKIEFDNVSLKYRPELSLVLKNLTVTFEPGHKIGICGRTGAGKSTILQSLFRIVELETGKISIDGVDIASMSLEQLRKGLSIIPQESVLFGGTVRSNLDPLGEHTDAEMWSCLQRSGLTVALDTKVDSDGTNFSLGERQLLTLARALLRNSQILVLDEATSNVDYQTDALVQQTISQEFSHCTILCIAHRLRTIVNYDRILVLEDGEMLQYGSPQELFRQDGGMFRHLCDASGIKM, from the coding sequence atgttttttcaattttttttcaattttttcaattttttttcaattttttcaatttttttttttttcaattttttcaTCTTTCTTTTACCTTTCATCTCCCAGTTTTTCGTTATCGCTGCCTTATCACAGCAACTAACCCAGACCGGATACCTCCGACATATCGAAAAAAATGACCTGTGGAGCGTGGCTGACAACCAACAGGTGGCAAAACTACAAGCCAGACTCGAAGAGCGTCTCGACTTCCGCTACaaccagcttctcgagcGCAAGATCGCCAAGCTGAAAAAGTCCAAAAaaccaaccaccacaaaaACGTCCATCTATCCCGGAATCCACTacgacaacgacgaccCGGCCGATCCCGACCACCATGACGACCACATTCGCCAACAGGCcattgctgctctcaacaaGTCCAGCAGACCCCTAGTGATGGCGCTGAACGACACGTTTCTGGTGCAGTTTTGGTTCGCGGCACTGATGACCATCCTGCGGGAACTCTGCGCTGTGGCAAGCGCCCTCGTCTCCAAAGAACTTATCAACTACATTGAGCGCCGATACTACGACCGAAACTACCCCATGGGAACCGGCATCGGGTCCTCCATCGGCATGTTCCTGCTGGCGGTGGGcgtcaccttcttcttcaaccaCTCGTTCTATGCCGCCCAGATGGTCGGCGCCAAATCCCGAGCCGCACTCATTGGCACCATTTTCAAAAAGTCCACCAAACTCAGCATCTCCGCCCGAAAGATCCACCCGCCAGGAAAAATCACCAACCTGGCAGCCCTCGACGCCCACAGAGTCGACTTTGCCTGCCAATTCGTCCACCAGATCACCGCGTTCCCCATCACCACGGCATGCTCAATTGCCGTGCTTTGTGTCAATCTCCACGAATCAGCCCTTGTCGGTGTCGCCACCATGATGCTCTTCATTGTATCCGTGGCTTACATCACAAGCTACACGATGAAAATGAGACGTCGAATCATCAAATGGACCGACAAGCGAGTGACCCTGATCCGTGACGCTCTTCAGAACATTCGAATCATCAAGTACTACGGCTGGGAGATTCCTACTCTGCAGAAAATTCAGGTGgcaagaagagaagaagccaaTGGATACATTAGAATGGGCTCTATCCGGGGTATCTCGTTTGGAATGTTTGAAAGCTTGCCCACCATTGCTGGTGCCCTGTCCTTCATCACTTACTCCAGTATTGGCAACGAAACTGACCCTGCCAagatcttctcctctctGACCCTGTTCAACCTGCTTCTACCTGCGCTGATCCAATTGCCCATGGCTATGCAGTATGTAGGAGATGCCAGAATGTCTCTGCGACGTATCCACGAGTTTCTGAACGCCGAAGAGGGTGTCTCGAACATTGCTATCAACACTGAGCAGCCTGAAAGCATTCTTGTTCAAGACGGATGCTTCGAATGGCCCCAGGATGAGCCCATGGAGTTCTTTTCAGAGGAGAAACAGAGTCACAAGCCCACAGAAAAGTCCGAAACCCGCTCAATAAAGTCCATCAAGACTCTGCGGTCCGGAAAGTCGGTTCTTTCAGGCAAGTCGTCGGCCAAGTCCTCTCGAAAgtcttccatctcctccaagttctccttctttgaGTCCAATGACATTCAATCTTCGGACGACGAGCCTGAAGCCGATGTTTCTTTGACTCTGAACAACCTCAATCTTGCCCTCAAACCAGGCTCACTcactgttgttgtcggtgGTATTGGATCGGGCAAGACGTCTCTTTTGTCTGCACTCACCAACCTCATGCTCATGACCGACGGCTCATTGTCTTTCTCGTCTTCCAACTGGATTGGATGCCTAGAGCCCTGGATTCAGAACGCATCTATTCGTGAAAACATTGTTTTTGGACGAGAATTCGATGCCGACAAGTACAGACACGTTCTGAAAGTCTGTCAGCTGGCTTCTGACCTCGACCATATGGAGCACGGAGACAAGACCATGATTGGAGAGCGAGGAATCACGGTATCGGGCGGCCAAAAGGCCCGAATCAACCTCGCTCGAGCTGTCTATGGCAAACCCGACATTCTCATTATGGACGATGTTCTCTCAGCTGTTGACGCCCGAGTCGGCCAGGCTATGATTGATCAGTGCATTGATGGTTATCTGAAGGATTCTACTCGAGTGCTGGCAACTCACCAAGTTGGAATTGTTGAACGAGCTGATCATGTCATCTTCATGGAGAAACCGGATGCTCAGTCCTATGACAACCATGCCAAGATCCATCAGGGTACAGTTGCAGAGCTGTCTGACCGTCTTCCTCAATTTAGAGCTCTCATTGAAGCCGGTGCTGTTCGCGGTGAGattgagatggaggacgaTAATGAGGTGAAACATGAACTTGTCGAACTTGTCGAGGTCCCTGAGAAAATCGAGTTCGCTCCGGCTACCAAGAGAACATCTAGGGTGTCCATGGAGTCTTCTATTTCGGCAAACATGATGGCCGAAGAGGAACGGGTCCGAGACTCGGTTGGTTTTGGCGTCTACAAGCGATATATTTTGTtcagcaacaagaacaaggctCTCAGTATTGCCCTGATTGTTCTATGTGCGTTTCTGATGCTTCTTGTGGCATTTCTGACCATCTTTGCCTCGGTTTGGCTCTCTTTCTGGACAGCTGATCGGTTCCTCACTACAAAGGGGTTCTACATGGGAATCTACATCATGCTCGGAATGGTTCTCTTGCTTCTGCTCACGTGTTTCATCATGGCCTCTCAGGTCCTGGGTACTCGCTCGATCGAGAACATGCACAATCTAGCCATCGAGACCATAATTCGAGCCCCCGTTGCCTTTTTCGATACAACTCCCATGGGCCGAATTCTCAACCGGTTCaccagagacacagacagttTGGATAACGAGGTGGGTATGCGGTACCGAatgctcttcttctctctgaCCGAGTTTGTGGGCTCGTTTGCCATGACCATTGTGTTTGTACCCTACACGGCTCTTGTTCTGGCTCCTAtcattgttgtttttgtcgtcTGTTTGTCCTACTACCGTCAGACTGCTCGGGAGGTAAAACGAATCGACTCGTTGGAGCGATCGGCCATGCTGTCAGTCTTCAGTGAGAGCATTTCCGGCATGTCAGTTATTGTCATGTACGGGGCTCAATCCAAGATTGTTTCTCGGCTCCATGGTACACTAGACATTATGAACTCGGCCTATTTTATTGTGGCTGCCAACCAGCGGTGGTTGTCGCTTCGTCTCGATGCCATGGGATCTCTTGTGGTTCTTATCTGTACGATTCTGTGTGCTGTTGGAGTTTTTCATCTGACACCGTCCAACATGGGTCTGATTGTTTCTCAGGCTGCGTCCATTCCAGAGAACCTCTCCATGATGGCCCAGGGCTTTTCCGAGCTCGAAAACTGCATGAATGCCGCAGAGCGGATCCTCCATTACCACACCATCACGTCCGAGGGCTCTTCCAAGACCGTCACAGCTTCCCCCAGCACTCCTTCGGTGGGAAAGATCGAGTTTGACAATGTGTCTCTGAAATACCGACCCGAGTTGTCGCTGGttctcaagaacctgaCGGTCACGTTTGAGCCTGGACACAAGATTGGGATTTGTGGCCGAACTGGAGCCGGAAAAAGTACCATTTTGCAGTCTCTGTTTCGGATCGTCGAGCTGGAAACCGGCAAGATTTCTATTGATGGAGTGGATATTGCTTCCATGAgtctcgagcagctccGAAAGGGACTCTCCATCATCCCCCAGGAGAGTGTCTTGTTTGGTGGAACCGTGCGATCTAATCTGGATCCTCTAGGAGAACACACCGATGCAGAAATGTGGTCTTGTCTGCAGCGAAGTGGGCTGACTGTGGCTCTTGACACCAAGGTGGACTCTGATGGTACCAATTTTTCTCTTGGCGAGCGGCAACTGCTGACTCTGGCTCGTGCTTTGCTTCGCAACTCGCAGATTTTGGTGCTGGACGAAGCTACATCTAATGTCGACTACCAGACAGATGCTCTCGTGCAACAGACTATTTCGCAGGAATTTAGCCACTGCACCATTCTGTGCATTGCTCACCGACTACGGACCATTGTCAACTACGACCGGATTCTGGTGCTGGAAGACGGCGAGATGCTGCAGTACGGCAGTCCCCAGGAGCTGTTCCGACAGGACGGGGGCATGTTCCGCCATCTTTGCGACGCTTCAGGAATCAAAATGTGA